One Procambarus clarkii isolate CNS0578487 unplaced genomic scaffold, FALCON_Pclarkii_2.0 HiC_scaffold_155, whole genome shotgun sequence genomic window, CTGTATTACAATATGCTTTATTTTTCCTAGGTACCCAATACTGTATAGTGTTCCTGGACACGCATCCAAAAAAATACCAATTTTAACAGTTAAAAACATTTGAAATGTTATTGCTTATTGCTTTACGTAATGAGCTAGCTTTAAGGAGAGAAAGAGTCTTTAAAGATCGTCTATATCCATTAGATGTAAGTGATAAAAAATTGTTAAGGTACTATCGTTTTCCACGTCATATGATCTTAAGACTTTGTGAAGACCTTAAAGATGATATTGAAAGAATAACTAGAAGAGGTCAAGCCATTCCTGCCCATACATCATTGTTAGTAGCTCTGAGATTTTATGCAAGTGGAAGTTTCCAAAGTGTTATTGGAGATTCAACTGGTCTCAGTCAATCGAGTGTATCAAGAATAATAACTGGAGTGACGGAAGCTCTCTACAGAAAAGGACTAGCAGAAATAAAAATGCCAACAGAGATGAATGAAATTATACAAACTAAGTTAAAATTTAATAATATCAGTAGGTTTCCCAATGTAATTGGAGCAATCGATTGTACCCATGTCCCCATTAAAGCTCCAAAAGTTGAAGAAAACATATATGTAAATAGAAAACAATATCATTCTTTGAACATTCAAGTTGTGTCAAATCCTGATAATGTAATCATGGATTTCTGTGCAAGATACCCTGGAAGCACTCATGATGCTTTCATATGGGCTAACAGCAGACTCCATGACAGATTTGAAGCAGGAGAATTTGGCATTTCCTATTTGCTAGGTAAGAtatgcattttatatatatgacCTTCATTTATAGTACAGTAGGTTGCCTATTTGTTATTTATCGAGTCACAACAAATACACTGTACAGTCTATAAATAAAAGTTGTTTAATATTGAATGGTAACAGCTTATTGTATTATGAATAGTATAAAGAAATTTATTCATGTTGATTTTATATTAAAGAAATGAAAGTGTGTTTTAGCCCTGATatggagaatgagagtgagaatTTTGAATGGAAATCAGCAGAAATGTGTTTAAACTGGTGTTTATATACATCATGTGTCATGGGTGTACCAGAGATTACAAGTGGATGATTAAGTTAAATATGGAAGGAAGTGGATTACATTTTGGTTGTTTTGACATGTCAGTTATATGCCTCTGAACATTAAATGAGAATGATGTATGTAATGCAAGAGGTATTCATATGACAGAGGAAGGTAACCAACCACTTCAGATGCTAGAATCAAATAGTGTGTGAAAGACAGTGTGGGTTTAGGATTATTGAGTGATTTTTAAAGATGTATGCACATTTTATAAATTAAATATCTATGCAGGTGACAGTGGCTATCCCTTGCAACACAACTTACTTACACCCTTCACAAACCCTGAAAACCCTCCAAAAGAGCTGTATAACAGGAGCCATGCAAGAACAAGAGTGGTAATCGAGAAAACTTTTGGCGTGTTAAAATCTCGGTTTAGGTGTCTCCACAGGTCTGGTGGTAGTCTTCAATATGAACCAGATAAATGTGCAAagatttcagttgcatgtatgttgTTGCACAATTATTGCATTGAGCAAAGAatacctcttgaagagatcattgATGATGACTTTATAATGAATGAAAATGTTGAAGGTGGAGCACATGAAAATGGGCACACACAAAGAAGGGAAGTAGTAAGGAATTTTTTCTCATAAATTTTTATTTCAAATCATACTTATATAACAAAGTAAAACATGTAATTGAAAACACTACATAATGGAACTTTTGTATAAAAATACAAGTACAGTAACTCAAGAATTTATCAATAacggaaatcaaaaacatttataATTGGATTCATAGATTTATTTGTAAGTTATCCTATCGATTTTTACCTATTAAATTCAATAGCACATACTGTATATGTAAGTGAAACATAAATATACAAACAAACTGTTACAAACATGTACCTGCTGATTTGGAAACATTATTATCCTGCTATACTTTATATGGAAAGTCAGATACCTGAGGAGAAATATATGCATCTGACAAAAGACCAAAAATTTGTTtgaaaaatatatcaataaatatttATTCATAGACACTAAGAAATGTGGTACATAATATGGCTGGGTAAATTTTTGGTTTGTAAAATAACAGTGTTTGTTAGCCAATGTTGTGTATACACAGCATTAGCCTTAAAATtgaattattttaattataaaataaagTTGCTTTCAATACAGTACAGTGTTTAATATACCTTACATGTAAGGGAaaaatttaatataattttatttaaatGATATACACAAAACAATGATATAGGCCATCAATATGTTGCCCTTAGACCAATTTGAGGTGAAACATATATTAGGGATGTGATAAAATAATTATATCTTTGCCATTAATCTttttgccaataaaaatgtttcttattCTGATGTTTTTTTCATATTGTCACTACTTTGAACTCTCAACAATTAAACCTAGCAATTGATAAACATTCTTTAATACAAAAAACATGTAAATATTTACACCAAACATAAGTTGACTATATGAGGTAGATTGGTTATTAAATTACACTATATACTATGCAAGTCATAGCAAAATTAATGATATGAATAATTGTTAcattttaatgtttcaatattgttcttatttacaattgttattacaaaatattataatttCTTAAACTATTTTTAGAGATTATAATTAGAAAGATTTAAATAAATTTCATAGTGCCTGATTATTTTTCTTGACTGAAGATTTAAGATCCTGAAATTTCTTGCGAACATCGGCTTGTTGTCTTGAGCAGAGACCAACACCACTTACAGCAACAGCTACTTGGCTCCAGGCACAGTGTTTATCTTGGGTAATGACTTGTCTTGATAGCTTCCCAAAAATTATGCGTTCTCTCTTCTTAACCTCATCAACGAGAACTGTCAGCTCCTCTTCACTCAAGTTTGCTTTCCTTTTTATCCCAGATATCTTCTTTGTCTTATTTATTTATGAATACTAAGAGGATGTAGTATGTTTGTTTtggttcttgatagtaggtgtagtTTGCGTGAAGTGTCTATTCTCTCGATGACTGCACGAGTACAAATGTTGGGAGACGCGTTAATGTTGAGAATGACTAGGTTTCAAAAGTGTTTGATGTCTTGTACTGTAGATAAAGTGAATAAACAGAGGCGTGTTAGAGGGAGACGCCGCACTGTAGGACGGGGTGGTTTTGTGCTGGCCTCAGCTAATCCTTGGTGCTGCGGCCAGACACTTGTCTTCTGTGTTTGCCTGTTGGTTGCGCCAACTATGAGTGTGGCACAGGTCAAATGTGGCCACTTTGTTGGtcactggagatatttagccagtgctttgattaTTGGATAATTTTCATGTAACGAGATGTCACCTAGTAATATACACGATGGTAAAGGTTATTTTAAGTGcgctattttttttgttttatttactctggcactacaaTGTCGAAAccagtgaaggagatagtgtttGATTGTTTCAGGCACATGACTGGATGCACAGATcatttcttcttcttgatagtaggtataTAGAGTTTGCAACAGATGATTTTTCTGACAACAATACCACGAGGAACCACAATGTTTACATAACACAGCTGATATTGCATTAGCGTGATTGGTCAGGTTAGAAATGTAACAGtcactctgattggccaaacgaaacacagtagtgacctctgtcGGCACGTAAGTGAACAAGACCCAAAACCTAAATATCTTCttaagtggaccttattgaatcgcacctaagcatcttcttagggcgcacttaggaaccttcgtagcaaacccacttacgaagaaatacacagagcttcctgaatctaggtcctggctactaggtacgacatatatataaatatgcgcaTGTAGCgcatccactatgggagagctatttccttcaaaaagtataatcgtgtggctttatgtttaaaaaaacaatttcaagtacattctttgattgaaaaacttgaatataaatacaagtgttaattgtaaatgaccagttataaacataaataagaagtaggaaaaatgatgtgtgtaaccagacaaaaacattagaacgcttaggtgatgagagggtaaacaaccgccaccattttagcagcatccgccgg contains:
- the LOC138361042 gene encoding putative nuclease HARBI1; the encoded protein is MLLLIALRNELALRRERVFKDRLYPLDVSDKKLLRYYRFPRHMILRLCEDLKDDIERITRRGQAIPAHTSLLVALRFYASGSFQSVIGDSTGLSQSSVSRIITGVTEALYRKGLAEIKMPTEMNEIIQTKLKFNNISRFPNVIGAIDCTHVPIKAPKVEENIYVNRKQYHSLNIQVVSNPDNVIMDFCARYPGSTHDAFIWANSRLHDRFEAGEFGISYLLGDSGYPLQHNLLTPFTNPENPPKELYNRSHARTRVVIEKTFGVLKSRFRCLHRSGGSLQYEPDKCAKISVACMLLHNYCIEQRIPLEEIIDDDFIMNENVEGGAHENGHTQRREVVRNFFS